A genomic segment from Treponema sp. Marseille-Q3903 encodes:
- the argH gene encoding argininosuccinate lyase, whose amino-acid sequence MIYMTSHGTITTDNHAALWHGRFTEGPNAAAVEFETSIFEDMRMAVVDIEGSIAHAKMLFKQGLISEAEKKLIIDGLESIKDDLNSGKDKAGNPFTVDLSAEDIHSFIEAVLTDRIGEAGKKIHTGRSRNDQIALDERLYLRQQIRILKSEIIKLLEVLKEIASENINTLIPGFTHMQHAQPVTLAHHVLAWAWMFVRDYSRLCDAAKRADVSPIGSGALAGSGLPLNRKYEAELLGFSEITENSIDTVSDRDYYLETVSVLSILQMHLSRACEEIVLWSTVEFGFIDLSEKWSTGSSIMPQKKNPDFAELIRGKTGTVYGDMIALFTMMKALPLSYDRDMQEDKASFFDAYDTVLNSVKVFTEMIRTAKWNKSVMALGCDGGYLNATDVADYLVRKGLPFRTAHGVSASLVRLAIEKKCRLEELDFSDYRNASELFDKDIFEKITPVACVIARNTDGGPAPKKVKNQIDKLSEFIKMNK is encoded by the coding sequence ATGATTTACATGACATCACACGGAACTATAACAACAGATAATCACGCCGCTCTTTGGCATGGGCGTTTTACGGAAGGACCGAATGCTGCTGCCGTAGAATTCGAAACATCTATATTTGAAGATATGCGTATGGCAGTTGTCGACATTGAAGGGAGCATCGCTCATGCAAAAATGCTTTTTAAACAAGGCTTGATTTCTGAAGCCGAGAAAAAACTGATTATAGATGGTCTTGAATCAATCAAAGACGATTTGAATTCTGGTAAAGACAAAGCCGGAAATCCGTTTACAGTAGATTTATCTGCCGAAGATATCCACTCTTTTATTGAAGCTGTTTTGACAGACAGAATTGGCGAAGCCGGTAAAAAAATTCACACGGGGCGCAGCCGTAATGACCAGATTGCTTTAGATGAACGCCTTTACCTTCGCCAACAGATTAGAATTCTAAAAAGCGAGATTATAAAACTTCTCGAAGTGCTTAAAGAAATCGCTTCTGAAAACATAAACACTTTAATTCCTGGCTTTACTCACATGCAACATGCGCAGCCGGTGACTCTCGCTCATCATGTTTTAGCGTGGGCATGGATGTTTGTGCGTGATTATTCACGCCTTTGTGACGCTGCAAAACGAGCCGACGTTTCTCCAATCGGTTCTGGGGCTCTTGCAGGAAGTGGGCTTCCATTAAATAGAAAATATGAGGCAGAGCTACTTGGGTTTTCAGAAATAACCGAAAATTCTATAGACACTGTTTCCGACCGCGATTATTATCTTGAAACCGTATCTGTTCTTTCTATTTTACAGATGCATCTTTCTCGTGCATGCGAAGAAATTGTCTTGTGGTCAACTGTTGAATTCGGTTTTATAGATTTGAGTGAAAAATGGTCTACAGGAAGTTCCATAATGCCTCAGAAAAAAAATCCTGACTTTGCCGAACTTATACGCGGCAAAACCGGAACTGTTTATGGAGATATGATCGCTCTTTTTACAATGATGAAAGCACTCCCTTTGTCTTACGACCGCGACATGCAGGAAGATAAAGCGAGCTTCTTTGATGCCTATGATACTGTTCTCAATTCTGTAAAAGTCTTTACAGAGATGATACGCACTGCAAAATGGAATAAAAGTGTTATGGCTCTAGGTTGTGACGGTGGTTACCTAAACGCAACTGATGTCGCAGATTATCTTGTAAGAAAAGGGCTCCCTTTTAGAACCGCACATGGAGTTTCTGCAAGTCTTGTCAGGCTTGCTATTGAAAAAAAATGCAGGCTCGAAGAACTCGATTTTTCAGATTATCGGAACGCTTCAGAACTGTTTGATAAAGATATTTTTGAAAAAATTACTCCCGTTGCTTGTGTGATTGCAAGAAATACTGATGGAGGTCCCGCTCCAAAAAAGGTAAAAAATCAGATAGATAAACTTTCAGAATTCATAAAAATGAATAAATAA
- a CDS encoding ABC transporter ATP-binding protein — MAKVELKGIGKIYDGSVRAVDNANITIEDKEFCVFVGPSGCGKSTTLRMVAGLEDISEGKLFIDGVEMNDVPPKDRDIAMVFQNYALYPHMTVYDNMAFGLKIRKMDKAEIDRRVRDAAKQLDLTQYLDRKPKALSGGQRQRVAVGRAIVRNPKVFLFDEPLSNLDAKLRVTMRSELAALHNRLQATMIYVTHDQIEAMTLGTKIVVMKDGIIQQIGAPLYLYNNPINKFVAGFIGTPPMNFLTVKVLEKNGKIVCDEGSFEINPTTEQAKFLKDYVNKEVSFGIRPEDLKYVDKPAAKDDMQMKITNKEPLGAETHLYLVSNKGQSIIAKTTASAEFRLGDSVNIVPNMEKAKFFAMDEGELNICDKIEKKW; from the coding sequence ATGGCAAAAGTAGAACTTAAAGGTATTGGTAAAATTTACGATGGCAGTGTTCGTGCCGTAGATAATGCTAATATCACAATTGAAGACAAAGAATTCTGTGTATTCGTAGGACCATCTGGTTGTGGAAAGTCAACAACTCTCCGTATGGTTGCAGGACTCGAAGACATTTCTGAAGGTAAATTGTTCATCGACGGTGTTGAAATGAACGATGTTCCTCCAAAAGATCGTGACATCGCTATGGTATTCCAGAACTATGCTCTTTATCCTCACATGACAGTTTATGATAACATGGCATTTGGATTGAAGATTCGTAAGATGGACAAGGCAGAAATTGACCGTCGTGTTCGCGATGCTGCAAAACAGCTCGACCTTACACAGTATCTTGATAGAAAACCAAAGGCTCTTTCAGGCGGACAGCGTCAGCGTGTTGCTGTAGGACGTGCAATCGTACGTAATCCTAAAGTATTCTTGTTTGACGAACCTCTTTCTAACCTTGATGCTAAACTCCGTGTAACAATGCGTTCGGAATTAGCAGCTCTTCACAACAGACTTCAGGCAACAATGATTTACGTAACTCATGACCAGATCGAAGCTATGACTCTCGGTACAAAAATCGTTGTAATGAAAGACGGTATTATTCAGCAGATTGGTGCTCCATTGTATCTGTACAACAATCCAATCAACAAATTCGTTGCTGGATTTATTGGAACACCTCCAATGAACTTCCTTACTGTAAAAGTTCTTGAAAAGAACGGAAAAATCGTTTGTGATGAAGGTTCTTTCGAAATCAACCCAACAACTGAACAGGCTAAATTCCTTAAAGATTATGTAAATAAGGAAGTTTCTTTCGGTATTCGTCCGGAAGATTTGAAATACGTAGATAAACCTGCTGCAAAAGATGATATGCAGATGAAGATCACTAACAAAGAGCCTCTTGGTGCTGAAACACACTTGTATCTTGTGTCTAACAAGGGACAGTCAATCATCGCTAAGACTACAGCTTCTGCAGAATTCAGACTTGGAGATTCTGTAAACATCGTTCCAAACATGGAAAAAGCAAAATTCTTTGCTATGGATGAAGGTGAATTGAACATCTGTGATAAGATTGAAAAGAAATGGTAA
- the rpsP gene encoding 30S ribosomal protein S16: MVKIRLKKFGTKKRPCYRVVVQDSRKPRDGVCIEEIGTFQPIAKEDSQVSIDMDRAKHWISVGAQPTDIVKKLMNVQAAKQAK, encoded by the coding sequence ATGGTCAAAATCAGACTTAAAAAATTTGGTACAAAAAAACGTCCATGCTACCGCGTAGTTGTTCAGGACTCACGCAAGCCTCGCGACGGTGTCTGTATCGAAGAAATTGGAACTTTCCAGCCAATTGCAAAGGAAGATTCTCAAGTTTCAATCGATATGGATCGTGCTAAACACTGGATCAGCGTTGGTGCACAGCCGACAGACATCGTTAAGAAATTGATGAATGTTCAGGCTGCAAAACAGGCAAAGTAA
- the cimA gene encoding citramalate synthase gives MNKRIDILDSTLRDGAQGEGISFSVKDKIHICQALDELGITYIEAGNPGSNPKDMEFFKEIEKNPLKNAKVCAFGSTRRKNIRCEDDENLRSLIAAGTENVVIFGKSWTFQVTDILKTSLEENLAMIKDTCRYLVEKGRNVIYDAEHFFTAFYDNRQYAFNTIQAAIDGGASVIVLCETKGGFMIDDCRSAVAETVKMFGKKAKIGIHTHDDCGLAVANSLAAVQEGAEHVQGVLLGFGERTGNANLSTIIPNLQLKMNYDCIPSDKMKNLTSICKRIAEITNISMNPQLPYVGANSFAHKAGMHIDAVLKNPFAYEHITPETVGNSRVFLMSEVAGRSTIMEKLSKIAPEIKRTDSVVKDIMAKVKELEANGYQFEGADGSFELMVCKLLGQYKPFFKLHYYITTGSNPRPEEGVCSCAQIKVEVDNKIEITAGEGDGPVNALDIALRKALEKFYPVVSGFRLVDYKVRVLDSRTATASKVRVIIESTDGNATWTTVGVSSDIIEASWIALVDSFEYKLNRSIATQSLNRSIATQSLNRSRLAKKSK, from the coding sequence TGGAATCACTTACATCGAGGCCGGGAATCCAGGCTCAAATCCTAAAGACATGGAGTTTTTTAAGGAGATTGAAAAAAATCCTCTCAAAAATGCAAAAGTCTGCGCATTCGGCTCTACTCGCAGAAAAAATATCAGATGTGAAGACGACGAAAATTTAAGAAGTCTCATTGCGGCAGGAACTGAAAATGTCGTAATTTTTGGTAAATCATGGACATTTCAGGTAACTGATATATTAAAAACTTCATTGGAAGAAAATCTTGCGATGATTAAAGATACGTGCCGATATCTTGTAGAAAAAGGCAGAAATGTTATATACGATGCCGAGCATTTTTTTACAGCATTTTACGACAACAGGCAATATGCTTTCAATACAATTCAGGCTGCAATCGACGGCGGGGCAAGCGTAATAGTTCTCTGCGAAACTAAAGGCGGTTTTATGATTGATGATTGCCGCTCAGCTGTCGCCGAAACTGTAAAGATGTTCGGTAAAAAAGCAAAAATCGGGATACACACTCACGACGACTGCGGGCTTGCCGTTGCAAATTCTCTTGCCGCAGTCCAAGAAGGTGCGGAACATGTTCAAGGTGTTTTGCTCGGGTTTGGAGAAAGGACAGGAAACGCAAATCTTTCAACAATTATTCCAAACCTTCAGTTAAAAATGAATTACGACTGCATTCCTTCCGATAAAATGAAGAATCTCACTTCAATATGCAAACGGATTGCAGAAATTACAAACATAAGCATGAATCCTCAGCTTCCTTATGTCGGTGCAAATTCGTTCGCACATAAAGCCGGAATGCATATAGATGCGGTTTTAAAAAATCCTTTTGCTTATGAACATATAACGCCGGAAACTGTAGGCAATTCTCGAGTATTTTTGATGAGTGAAGTTGCCGGTCGCAGTACAATCATGGAAAAGCTTTCTAAAATTGCCCCGGAAATCAAAAGGACAGATTCTGTTGTAAAAGATATCATGGCAAAGGTAAAAGAACTTGAGGCAAACGGATATCAATTTGAAGGTGCCGACGGTAGTTTTGAGCTTATGGTGTGCAAACTTCTTGGTCAGTATAAACCGTTTTTTAAGCTTCACTATTATATAACAACTGGGTCTAATCCGCGTCCAGAAGAAGGCGTTTGCAGTTGTGCGCAGATTAAAGTTGAAGTCGACAACAAGATAGAAATCACAGCCGGAGAAGGGGACGGTCCGGTCAACGCACTCGATATTGCACTTCGCAAAGCTCTTGAAAAATTTTATCCTGTCGTTTCCGGATTTAGACTCGTCGATTACAAAGTTCGTGTTCTCGACAGCAGGACAGCGACCGCATCTAAAGTCCGCGTAATAATTGAATCTACAGACGGAAATGCAACATGGACAACTGTTGGTGTCTCTTCCGATATCATCGAAGCGTCATGGATTGCTCTTGTAGATTCGTTCGAATATAAATTAAACCGCTCAATTGCAACACAATCATTAAACCGTTCAATTGCAACACAATCATTAAACCGCTCTCGCCTTGCAAAAAAATCAAAATGA
- a CDS encoding TrkA C-terminal domain-containing protein has translation MFEVTVDERSANVGKKISELNFDKDVLISSIVRNGQIIFPKGDTKLKENDILFVLTHISKIKEIKKNINTQKPVTALS, from the coding sequence ATGTTTGAAGTTACTGTTGACGAAAGATCTGCAAATGTCGGTAAAAAAATATCTGAGCTCAACTTTGATAAAGATGTTTTGATAAGTTCAATTGTTCGCAATGGGCAGATTATTTTTCCAAAAGGCGACACAAAACTTAAAGAGAACGATATTCTTTTTGTATTGACGCATATATCTAAAATTAAAGAGATAAAAAAGAATATAAATACACAAAAACCGGTGACCGCTTTATCATAA
- a CDS encoding leucine-rich repeat domain-containing protein has translation MGEGYIKKNGLIYSEDMHTVLGVDDTSNLFTGMIPFGARSIDDEVFSGCPYESFSVPDSVTRLGKSQFKDSKSLENVKLSSVLTKLPPYLFAGCSSLIKVTMPNVVDSFPEGLFMNCESLRDIPFRAGIKELPPYVFAGCKSLKSLVIPPTVQKIETKAVADCVSLESVVIPTSVIQIAPDAFEGCTSIHNIRVEDGNTAFYINEQDGCLYSDSDDGDIIVIRCYKTGVQDVSFYKDNIDDEPIEFLDDEDFEDDDTFFSSEIGTSEAETEIGGLKALAEKFDNSAKLGNAEKNDNSEIKNTASTGENKTMSDSENVDSMLADIMESEKERSKVAGNIGVSDKESEILSETMSVMADVNCNTGAVSKEELEKLFAKNEENEISSQRSDIPETASYPRAIDSKVQILLDSAKFSKVNEYQPKNEVDNSELFIIAENIVKDENGNNSFSKKLMACCNTFARIHDLKRIVLLYGLPMDNDEFAEFFHSYIKNKNIIVACEASSPSNLSAYCKAICDKARISLDKDDLNEQRKNASIKTNILIKLIIRDKYE, from the coding sequence ATGGGTGAAGGTTATATTAAAAAAAACGGACTTATTTATTCGGAAGATATGCACACTGTTCTTGGGGTAGACGATACTTCAAACTTGTTCACAGGAATGATTCCGTTCGGGGCTCGTTCTATAGACGATGAAGTGTTTTCTGGATGCCCTTATGAATCTTTTTCGGTGCCGGATTCTGTAACCCGCCTTGGAAAATCTCAATTTAAAGATTCCAAATCTCTTGAAAACGTAAAACTTTCTTCAGTTTTGACGAAACTGCCGCCATATCTTTTTGCAGGCTGTTCTTCTCTTATAAAAGTAACAATGCCGAACGTCGTCGATTCGTTTCCTGAAGGGCTTTTTATGAATTGCGAATCTCTCCGCGATATTCCGTTCCGCGCCGGTATAAAAGAGTTGCCTCCTTACGTTTTTGCAGGCTGCAAGTCGCTAAAATCGCTTGTGATTCCTCCTACTGTGCAGAAAATTGAAACAAAAGCTGTTGCAGATTGCGTTTCTCTTGAAAGCGTCGTGATTCCCACAAGTGTAATTCAAATTGCTCCGGATGCATTTGAAGGCTGTACTTCTATTCACAACATCAGAGTTGAAGATGGCAACACTGCGTTTTATATAAATGAACAAGACGGATGCCTTTACTCTGATTCTGATGACGGAGATATAATAGTAATCCGCTGCTATAAAACAGGTGTACAGGATGTTTCGTTTTACAAAGACAATATAGATGATGAGCCTATAGAGTTTTTAGATGACGAAGATTTTGAAGATGACGATACATTTTTCAGTTCTGAAATCGGAACTTCAGAAGCGGAAACTGAAATCGGAGGCTTAAAAGCTCTCGCTGAAAAATTTGATAACTCAGCAAAATTGGGTAACGCTGAAAAAAATGATAACTCAGAAATAAAAAATACAGCATCGACAGGAGAAAACAAAACTATGTCAGACAGTGAAAATGTAGATTCAATGCTCGCAGATATTATGGAATCGGAAAAAGAACGCAGCAAAGTTGCCGGCAATATCGGAGTAAGCGATAAAGAATCAGAAATTCTTTCTGAAACGATGTCAGTTATGGCAGACGTAAATTGCAACACAGGTGCAGTTTCAAAAGAAGAGCTCGAAAAATTATTTGCTAAAAACGAGGAAAATGAAATATCATCTCAAAGAAGCGATATCCCGGAGACAGCGTCGTATCCTCGTGCGATAGATTCTAAAGTTCAAATTCTCCTTGATTCGGCAAAATTCAGTAAAGTAAATGAATATCAACCTAAAAATGAAGTCGATAATTCCGAACTTTTTATAATTGCAGAAAATATTGTAAAAGATGAAAATGGAAATAATTCTTTCAGCAAAAAACTGATGGCATGCTGCAATACGTTTGCAAGAATTCACGATTTGAAACGCATTGTTCTTCTTTATGGACTTCCGATGGACAACGATGAATTTGCAGAGTTTTTTCATAGCTATATTAAAAACAAAAATATTATAGTTGCGTGCGAAGCATCAAGCCCATCAAATCTTTCGGCTTATTGTAAAGCAATTTGCGATAAGGCAAGAATCAGCCTTGATAAAGATGATTTAAATGAGCAGCGAAAAAATGCATCGATAAAAACAAACATACTTATAAAACTTATCATCCGCGATAAATACGAGTAG
- the fusA gene encoding elongation factor G, translating into MSIDKMRNIGIMAHIDAGKTTTTERILFYTGKIHKIGEIDDGQATMDWMAQEQERGITICSAATTTYWKNYQINIIDTPGHVDFTAEVERSLRVLDGAVAVICAVDGVQPQTETVWKQADEFNVPRICFMNKMDRIGADFFGSMEDVHEKFGVDCLTLQIPIGQGPDFEGVIDLLNMKEIRWHQEDEGETFDITDISDTEKANAQEWRSKLVETVAGSDDELMEIYLEGGEISIEQLKNAIRKGTIARTFVPFVMGSARHNQGVQLLIDAIVDYLPAPTDVPFAKGIKIKKDQQEVIEVPCDATKMPLGLVFKIQYDREMGSLCYVRMYSGKINSGMQLYNINKKKRERVNRILRMHADKSEQIDNIQAGDIAVFIGLKFAQTGDTIGTEAFNVLLEQPKFPQPVISVALEPESMSEKDKMNETLEILSREDPTFTSHEDPETGQLIISGMGELHLDVLVTRMKDDFGVKCNVGAPQVTYRESVGSSAQASEKFEKILGGKENTAGITIQVEKREQGSGNSYEVTCHHANVPDEIMEALENGFKSALNSGIVYGYPCTDIGIKVTNIEYDELTSTTFAFEACASQVFDKACKAADPQILEPVMNVDISCPKEFVGPASSQLSQRGGNIIGQDSKASGEVIHAQAPMANMFGFTTNLRSVTQGRASFSMEFSHFQVKIGGLG; encoded by the coding sequence ATGTCTATCGATAAAATGCGTAACATCGGCATTATGGCTCATATTGATGCCGGCAAAACTACAACAACGGAACGTATTCTTTTTTATACCGGGAAAATTCATAAAATCGGTGAAATTGATGACGGCCAGGCAACAATGGACTGGATGGCTCAGGAGCAGGAACGAGGAATTACAATCTGTTCCGCCGCAACAACAACTTACTGGAAAAATTATCAGATAAATATCATCGACACCCCAGGACACGTTGACTTTACAGCGGAAGTTGAACGTTCTCTGCGTGTCCTCGATGGAGCAGTTGCTGTTATATGCGCTGTAGATGGTGTTCAACCACAGACAGAAACAGTTTGGAAACAGGCAGATGAATTTAATGTTCCTCGAATATGTTTTATGAACAAGATGGATAGAATTGGAGCAGATTTTTTCGGTTCAATGGAAGATGTTCATGAAAAGTTCGGAGTAGACTGCCTCACGCTTCAAATTCCAATCGGACAGGGACCTGATTTTGAAGGTGTAATTGATTTATTAAACATGAAAGAAATCCGCTGGCATCAGGAAGATGAAGGCGAAACTTTTGACATTACAGACATTTCAGATACGGAAAAAGCAAATGCACAAGAATGGCGTTCAAAACTAGTAGAAACTGTAGCCGGCTCAGATGATGAACTTATGGAAATATATCTTGAAGGCGGAGAAATCTCGATTGAACAGCTCAAAAATGCCATAAGAAAAGGGACAATCGCACGGACTTTTGTTCCATTTGTTATGGGAAGTGCGCGTCACAACCAGGGAGTTCAACTGCTTATAGATGCAATCGTCGATTATCTTCCAGCTCCTACAGATGTTCCTTTTGCAAAAGGAATTAAGATTAAAAAAGACCAACAGGAAGTTATAGAAGTTCCTTGTGACGCAACAAAAATGCCGCTCGGTCTTGTATTTAAAATTCAATACGACCGCGAAATGGGCTCCCTTTGTTACGTTCGCATGTATTCGGGAAAAATCAATTCAGGCATGCAGCTTTACAACATCAACAAAAAGAAGCGGGAGCGCGTAAACAGAATATTGCGCATGCATGCAGATAAATCTGAACAGATCGACAACATACAAGCCGGCGACATAGCTGTTTTTATAGGACTAAAATTCGCTCAGACAGGTGACACAATCGGGACAGAAGCGTTCAATGTGCTTCTTGAGCAGCCTAAATTTCCACAGCCTGTCATCTCCGTCGCACTTGAACCTGAGTCTATGTCTGAAAAAGATAAGATGAATGAAACACTCGAAATTTTGAGCCGTGAAGATCCGACGTTCACAAGTCATGAAGATCCTGAAACTGGGCAGCTTATAATTTCGGGGATGGGTGAACTTCATCTTGACGTTCTTGTGACACGTATGAAAGATGATTTTGGTGTAAAATGCAATGTCGGCGCTCCTCAAGTTACATATCGAGAGTCTGTCGGCAGCAGTGCACAGGCATCTGAAAAATTTGAAAAGATTCTTGGCGGAAAAGAAAATACAGCTGGAATCACAATTCAAGTTGAAAAACGCGAGCAGGGCAGCGGAAACTCTTATGAAGTTACGTGCCATCATGCAAATGTTCCAGATGAAATTATGGAAGCTCTTGAGAATGGCTTTAAATCTGCTCTAAATTCGGGAATTGTTTACGGCTATCCGTGTACAGACATTGGAATAAAAGTGACAAATATAGAATATGATGAACTGACTTCAACGACTTTTGCCTTTGAAGCATGTGCATCGCAAGTCTTTGACAAAGCTTGTAAAGCGGCAGACCCACAGATACTGGAACCGGTTATGAACGTCGATATCTCGTGTCCAAAAGAGTTTGTAGGACCGGCATCAAGCCAGCTGAGTCAGCGCGGTGGAAACATCATTGGACAGGATTCAAAAGCTTCAGGAGAAGTAATCCACGCACAGGCACCGATGGCAAACATGTTCGGTTTTACAACAAATCTCCGCTCTGTTACGCAGGGACGGGCAAGTTTCAGCATGGAGTTCAGCCACTTTCAAGTAAAAATCGGTGGGCTGGGTTAA
- the ilvD gene encoding dihydroxy-acid dehydratase, with protein MKSDNAKKGIERAPHRSLFYAMGYTDEELSRPLIGVCCAKNEIIPGHIELDRIAQAVKDGIRMTGGTPIEFPAIGVCDGIAMGHEGMKYSLVTRELIADSIECMAKAHQFDALVMVPNCDKIVPGMLMAAARLDLPVVFISGGPMMPGHLHGNDHSNPYSGRNLSLTDMFEAVGAVSSGKITEAQLRQMEETACPGCGSCSGMFTANSMNCLTEVIGLGLPGNGTIPAVTGKRIALAKHAGMQVMEMYNRGITARCMMTKKSFENALAADMALGCSSNTMLHVPAIAHEAGIEIDLHQVNEISNRTPNLCHLAPAGHTFMCQLDDAGGVQAVLAELAKKNLIHTDLITVTGKTIAENIKNAVNTDKQTIRPIENPFSDNGGLAILFGNLAPDGTVVKRSACAKELMKHTGPARVFNDESEAMDAVQNHQIKKGDVVVIRYEGPKGGPGMREMLAVTAALAGQGLDKDVALITDGRFSGATRGASLGHCSPEAAVGGPIALVKEGDKITLDINAYKITLEVDEQELQRRRAEWKAPEPKVKTGYLARYAKLVTSADKGAILD; from the coding sequence ATGAAAAGCGATAACGCAAAAAAGGGGATAGAGCGTGCTCCACATCGTTCATTGTTTTATGCAATGGGCTATACAGATGAAGAATTATCAAGACCGCTGATAGGAGTTTGTTGCGCAAAAAACGAAATTATCCCGGGGCATATTGAACTTGACAGAATTGCACAAGCTGTAAAAGACGGAATAAGGATGACAGGTGGAACTCCGATAGAATTCCCTGCAATCGGGGTTTGCGACGGTATTGCGATGGGGCACGAAGGAATGAAATATTCTCTTGTAACCCGTGAACTTATAGCAGACTCAATTGAATGCATGGCAAAAGCTCATCAGTTTGATGCGTTAGTTATGGTTCCAAATTGTGATAAAATTGTTCCGGGTATGCTTATGGCAGCTGCTCGCCTTGATTTACCTGTCGTCTTTATAAGCGGTGGTCCAATGATGCCGGGACATCTACATGGGAATGATCATTCAAATCCATATTCAGGAAGAAATCTTTCGCTGACAGATATGTTCGAAGCTGTAGGTGCTGTTTCGAGCGGAAAAATTACAGAAGCACAGCTGCGTCAAATGGAAGAGACTGCATGCCCCGGTTGCGGTTCGTGTTCCGGTATGTTTACAGCAAATTCAATGAACTGTCTGACAGAAGTTATAGGGCTTGGACTTCCTGGTAACGGAACAATTCCTGCTGTTACGGGAAAACGCATTGCGCTTGCAAAACACGCAGGAATGCAGGTTATGGAAATGTATAATCGTGGTATTACTGCAAGGTGTATGATGACAAAAAAGAGCTTTGAAAATGCCCTCGCGGCTGATATGGCTCTCGGATGTTCAAGCAACACGATGCTTCATGTTCCTGCAATCGCTCACGAAGCCGGAATCGAAATCGACCTTCATCAAGTAAATGAAATTTCAAACAGAACTCCTAACTTGTGTCATCTCGCTCCGGCTGGTCACACATTTATGTGCCAGCTAGACGATGCGGGTGGCGTACAGGCAGTTTTGGCAGAACTTGCGAAAAAAAATCTCATACACACAGATTTAATCACCGTGACAGGAAAAACAATCGCAGAGAATATAAAAAATGCAGTCAACACAGATAAACAGACAATTCGCCCTATCGAAAATCCTTTCAGCGATAACGGTGGACTCGCTATTCTGTTTGGAAATCTAGCTCCTGACGGAACAGTTGTAAAACGCTCTGCCTGCGCAAAAGAGCTTATGAAACACACAGGACCGGCACGAGTTTTCAACGACGAGTCGGAAGCTATGGATGCAGTCCAGAATCATCAGATAAAAAAAGGTGATGTTGTTGTAATCCGCTATGAAGGTCCGAAAGGGGGACCCGGAATGCGGGAAATGCTGGCGGTTACAGCTGCGCTTGCGGGGCAAGGGTTGGACAAAGATGTCGCACTGATTACAGACGGACGATTTAGCGGAGCTACACGCGGCGCTTCACTTGGGCACTGCTCGCCTGAAGCCGCAGTCGGAGGTCCTATCGCACTCGTAAAAGAAGGTGACAAAATCACTCTCGACATCAACGCATATAAGATTACGCTTGAAGTAGATGAACAGGAACTTCAACGTCGCCGTGCCGAATGGAAAGCCCCTGAACCTAAAGTAAAAACCGGGTATCTTGCGCGCTATGCAAAGTTAGTCACTTCAGCTGACAAAGGTGCAATTTTAGATTAA
- a CDS encoding KH domain-containing protein, whose translation MEKDLIEYIAKSLVDDPSAVSVNETEGEKGMVLQLKVADGDIGKVIGKYGRIAKAMRTVLSASAVKDGKRYSLDILDN comes from the coding sequence ATGGAAAAAGACCTGATTGAATACATCGCAAAATCATTGGTCGATGATCCGTCAGCTGTATCTGTAAATGAAACTGAAGGCGAAAAAGGCATGGTGCTCCAGCTTAAAGTTGCTGATGGCGATATTGGCAAGGTAATCGGTAAATACGGTAGAATTGCTAAAGCTATGAGAACAGTTTTGAGTGCTTCAGCTGTAAAAGACGGTAAGCGTTACAGTCTTGATATTCTTGATAACTAG